One genomic segment of Paenibacillus durus includes these proteins:
- the moaA gene encoding GTP 3',8-cyclase MoaA: protein MSDPLVDSFGRVHNYVRLSITDRCNLGCQYCRPGNRAAYTSQTDQLNFDEMVAIVNVLAEMGVTKVRITGGEPLLRPRLEELVAKLGALSGIRRIGLTTNGMLLASKARALRRAGLTDVNISLDSLLPERYAKITRGGDLGRVLDAIEACFEAGFETLKLNVVLMQGVNDDEIESFLRLTLDYPLQIRFIEYMPVGNHTEGWKAKYMPLEGILAQCAKREWNARLVEPADSLANQSFCGAADDAGPAKYYRISGAAGEFGLINPVSDHFCMGCNRLRITANGYIKPCLYWNDEWDLKPFIGNDEMLRKVFRQSLEAKPQRHEMIVQPSHKPSQHVMRRQMSQIGG, encoded by the coding sequence TTGTCCGATCCTTTGGTTGACTCCTTTGGCCGTGTACATAATTATGTGCGGCTCTCCATTACCGACCGCTGCAATCTTGGCTGTCAGTATTGCAGACCGGGGAACAGAGCGGCATATACTTCGCAGACGGACCAACTTAATTTTGACGAGATGGTTGCCATCGTAAATGTACTCGCTGAGATGGGGGTCACTAAGGTGAGGATTACCGGCGGAGAACCGCTGCTGCGGCCCCGTCTGGAAGAACTTGTGGCCAAGCTTGGCGCCCTATCAGGAATCAGACGCATCGGGCTGACTACCAACGGGATGCTGCTGGCGTCCAAGGCTCGGGCGCTTCGCCGGGCAGGGCTGACCGATGTGAACATCAGTCTGGATTCCCTTCTGCCGGAGAGGTACGCCAAGATTACGCGCGGCGGTGATCTGGGCCGCGTATTGGACGCCATTGAAGCCTGCTTTGAAGCCGGATTCGAAACGCTGAAGCTCAATGTTGTACTCATGCAAGGCGTGAACGACGACGAAATCGAATCTTTTTTGCGGTTGACGCTCGATTATCCGCTGCAAATCCGCTTTATCGAATATATGCCTGTCGGTAATCACACAGAGGGATGGAAAGCGAAATATATGCCGCTGGAAGGAATATTGGCGCAATGTGCGAAGAGGGAATGGAACGCGCGCCTTGTTGAGCCTGCTGACAGTCTGGCGAATCAATCCTTTTGCGGAGCGGCTGACGATGCGGGACCGGCCAAGTATTACCGGATTTCCGGAGCTGCAGGAGAATTCGGCCTGATTAATCCGGTGAGCGATCATTTCTGCATGGGCTGCAACAGGCTGCGCATTACGGCCAACGGATATATTAAGCCCTGCCTCTATTGGAACGACGAGTGGGATCTCAAGCCGTTTATCGGAAATGACGAGATGCTTAGAAAAGTATTCCGGCAATCGCTCGAAGCCAAACCGCAGCGGCATGAGATGATCGTTCAGCCGAGCCACAAGCCTTCCCAGCACGTAATGCGGCGTCAGATGTCCCAGATTGGCGGGTGA
- a CDS encoding aspartate ammonia-lyase, whose translation MSDEFKFRTEQDSLGSASVPEDAYYGIHTLRARDNFTVSGRPAHLRLMRAMVLVKKAAAKVNGRQGDIPEYAAEAIQLSCDDILAGLLDDHFIVDAYQGGAGTSTNMNVNEMIANRAIERLGGTKGDSRLIHPIDHVNLYQSTNDVYPTALRIAVIPLLRVLSEELSSLQEALQEKERQYADVLRLGRTQLMDALPIMAGQSFGAYAKAVARDRWRLYKAEERLREINIGGTAVGTGMNAPFTYAYAIAEELREMTGLGVCRSDFPMDATQNMDVFVETSGLLKAAAVNLLKISGDFRLLNSGPSGGIGEYKLPAVQVGSSIMPGKVNPVMAEMAGSVAIRVIANDTAVTLAAASGQLELNAFTPLIAEALLESLELLSRAVPLFKERCVQGLTLDTVHCQENLDRSGVMAAAAVSYLGYDTAAELAKAVTATGQPLEQLLQERGLMRAEQIEAILHPLEVTKPGIPGSGRGV comes from the coding sequence ATGAGCGATGAATTCAAATTTCGCACGGAACAGGACTCGCTTGGCAGTGCCTCCGTTCCTGAGGATGCCTATTATGGCATTCATACCTTGCGGGCACGGGATAATTTTACCGTCAGCGGCCGTCCGGCCCACCTTCGGCTCATGCGGGCAATGGTGCTGGTCAAGAAAGCTGCGGCAAAAGTAAACGGGCGGCAAGGGGATATTCCAGAATATGCCGCTGAGGCAATTCAGTTGTCCTGTGATGATATTTTGGCAGGCCTGCTGGATGATCATTTTATCGTGGACGCCTATCAGGGCGGAGCGGGAACCAGCACTAATATGAATGTGAACGAGATGATTGCCAACCGGGCAATCGAGCGGCTTGGCGGGACCAAGGGGGACTCCAGGCTAATTCATCCGATTGATCACGTAAATCTTTATCAGTCCACGAACGATGTCTATCCGACCGCTCTGCGCATCGCTGTCATCCCGCTGCTGCGCGTGCTGAGTGAAGAGCTGTCTTCGCTTCAGGAAGCGCTGCAGGAGAAGGAACGGCAGTATGCCGATGTATTAAGGCTGGGCCGGACGCAGCTGATGGACGCGCTGCCGATCATGGCCGGGCAGAGCTTCGGCGCCTACGCTAAAGCGGTGGCTCGTGACCGGTGGCGGCTGTATAAAGCGGAGGAGCGGCTGCGGGAGATCAATATCGGCGGTACGGCCGTCGGCACAGGGATGAACGCGCCGTTTACGTATGCCTATGCCATTGCTGAGGAGCTGCGGGAAATGACCGGTCTCGGGGTATGCCGCAGCGATTTTCCAATGGATGCCACGCAAAATATGGATGTGTTCGTTGAGACTTCGGGTCTGCTCAAAGCAGCCGCGGTGAATCTGCTGAAGATATCGGGCGATTTCCGGCTGCTGAATTCCGGACCATCCGGTGGCATTGGTGAATATAAGCTGCCCGCTGTGCAGGTCGGCTCTTCGATCATGCCCGGCAAGGTCAATCCGGTCATGGCCGAGATGGCCGGGTCCGTCGCGATACGGGTGATTGCCAATGATACGGCGGTAACGCTGGCGGCGGCAAGCGGACAGCTTGAGCTTAATGCGTTTACGCCCTTGATTGCCGAGGCGCTGCTGGAATCGCTGGAATTGCTGAGCCGTGCTGTTCCGCTATTTAAGGAGCGGTGTGTTCAAGGGTTGACGCTGGACACCGTCCACTGCCAGGAGAATCTCGACCGCTCGGGAGTAATGGCAGCTGCAGCGGTGTCTTATCTTGGATACGACACCGCCGCTGAGCTGGCTAAGGCCGTCACGGCTACGGGACAGCCGCTAGAACAACTGCTGCAGGAACGCGGCCTGATGAGAGCAGAGCAAATTGAAGCGATCCTTCATCCGCTGGAAGTGACCAAGCCGGGTATTCCCGGAAGCGGCAGAGGGGTCTAA
- the hydF gene encoding [FeFe] hydrogenase H-cluster maturation GTPase HydF, with translation MSLNDTPRGERLHIAVFGRRNAGKSSVINALGGQETSIVSPVSGTTTDPVYQPMELLPAGPVVLIDTAGLDDVGDLGQLRIHKTMRILNKTDVALLVIDADHGADEFEQELLRTIAAREIPAIVILNKIDLLNAQGDEGDASLAAADAEAKLGCKPVLVSAATGCGMGELKAAIAAALPKGEDKFRIVGDLLSPGDLAVLVVPIDKAAPKGRLILPQQQTIRDIMECDAVAVVTKEQELSHTLSSLGRKPKVVITDSQAFLKAQADTPKDVPLTSFSILFARYKGDLPRLVRGVRAISRLRDGDRVLIAEACTHHRQSDDIATVKIPRWLREKTGRQLQIEHAAGSEFPEGLDQYSLIIHCGACILNRRAMLHRMEEAGAAGVPIVNYGVFIAYVHGVFPRAIEMFPSAMLAWAEEGS, from the coding sequence ATGAGCTTGAACGATACACCACGCGGAGAACGATTGCATATCGCTGTATTCGGGCGGCGTAATGCCGGTAAATCGAGTGTGATTAACGCGCTTGGCGGGCAGGAGACATCGATTGTTTCCCCGGTAAGCGGTACGACGACCGACCCGGTCTATCAGCCGATGGAGCTGCTGCCGGCTGGCCCGGTGGTGCTTATTGATACAGCCGGACTGGATGACGTTGGCGATTTGGGGCAGCTCCGTATCCACAAAACGATGCGCATTCTAAACAAAACCGATGTGGCGCTGCTTGTGATTGATGCCGACCATGGCGCGGACGAATTTGAGCAGGAACTGCTGCGGACGATTGCTGCCAGAGAGATTCCGGCGATTGTGATATTGAACAAAATCGATTTGCTTAACGCACAAGGAGATGAAGGAGACGCCTCTTTAGCGGCAGCGGATGCGGAAGCCAAACTTGGCTGCAAGCCGGTTCTGGTAAGCGCCGCCACTGGATGTGGAATGGGTGAATTAAAGGCGGCGATTGCGGCTGCCTTACCTAAGGGAGAAGATAAGTTTCGGATCGTCGGCGACCTGTTAAGTCCCGGTGACCTGGCCGTTCTTGTCGTCCCGATCGACAAGGCTGCGCCCAAAGGCAGGCTGATCCTGCCCCAGCAGCAGACTATTCGCGACATTATGGAATGTGATGCGGTAGCTGTGGTGACCAAAGAACAGGAACTAAGTCATACGCTGTCGTCACTGGGGCGCAAGCCGAAAGTGGTGATTACAGATTCGCAGGCGTTTCTGAAAGCTCAGGCCGACACTCCGAAGGATGTGCCGTTAACCTCCTTCTCCATCCTGTTCGCCCGGTACAAAGGGGACCTTCCCCGGCTTGTGCGGGGAGTGAGGGCGATCAGCCGCCTGCGTGACGGTGACCGGGTGCTGATTGCGGAAGCTTGTACGCACCATCGGCAGTCCGATGATATCGCCACTGTCAAGATTCCCCGCTGGCTGCGGGAGAAGACGGGTAGGCAGCTTCAAATCGAGCATGCTGCCGGAAGTGAATTTCCAGAGGGATTGGATCAGTATTCCCTTATTATTCATTGCGGCGCGTGCATCCTGAACCGCAGAGCGATGCTTCATCGGATGGAAGAAGCAGGGGCCGCAGGAGTGCCGATTGTCAATTATGGCGTGTTTATTGCCTATGTCCATGGCGTGTTCCCAAGGGCGATTGAAATGTTTCCTTCCGCCATGTTGGCTTGGGCGGAGGAAGGGAGTTAA
- the hydG gene encoding [FeFe] hydrogenase H-cluster radical SAM maturase HydG, which translates to MNRVNERHQADFIQDEEIKGALQYGETAVKDSTLITAILEKARKCKGLTSREAAVLLHVDDEETLERLYQVSREIKERIYGNRIVLFAPLYVSNYCVNNCVYCGYKHSNSEFARSRLTQSEIAQEVKVLQSLGHKRLVLEAGEDSQHCSIDYILECIRTLYETKLDNGSIRRVNINIAATTEEEYRQLAEAGIGTYILFQETYHRPSYRKYHPQGPKSDYDWHTTAMDRAMKAGIDDVGIGVLYGLYDNKYETIAMLQHAEHLEQTFGCGPHTISVPRLREAENVNLDSYPYLVGDRDFAKIVAVLRLAVPYTGMILSTREDPEFRDQIIKLGISQISAGSATGVGAYSVNKDKDDKPQFTVGDHRSPMEIIKNLCQDGYVPSYCTACYREGRTGDRFMQLAKSGQIHNVCQPNSLMTFQEYLLDYADEEMRAIGEQTIRENLERIPKESVKKTTMEQLKRIHAGERDLRF; encoded by the coding sequence GTGAACCGAGTAAATGAGCGCCATCAGGCTGATTTTATTCAAGACGAGGAAATCAAGGGAGCGCTGCAATACGGGGAGACGGCGGTTAAAGACAGCACGCTCATAACCGCAATCCTGGAAAAAGCAAGAAAATGCAAAGGACTGACCTCTCGCGAAGCCGCTGTTCTGCTGCATGTGGATGATGAAGAAACGCTGGAACGGCTGTACCAGGTATCCAGGGAAATCAAGGAACGGATATACGGCAACCGGATTGTGCTGTTCGCGCCGCTCTATGTCAGCAACTACTGCGTCAATAACTGTGTCTACTGCGGATACAAGCACTCCAATTCCGAGTTTGCGCGCAGCCGCCTTACACAAAGCGAAATCGCCCAGGAAGTCAAGGTTCTTCAGTCGCTTGGCCATAAACGGCTTGTCCTTGAAGCGGGCGAAGACTCTCAACATTGTTCCATCGACTACATTCTGGAATGTATCCGGACCCTATACGAGACCAAGCTGGACAATGGCAGCATCCGGCGGGTTAACATCAATATTGCCGCTACGACGGAGGAAGAATACCGCCAACTGGCCGAGGCAGGGATCGGAACTTATATTTTATTCCAGGAGACTTATCATCGACCCAGTTACCGCAAGTACCACCCGCAAGGACCCAAAAGCGATTATGATTGGCATACGACCGCCATGGATCGGGCAATGAAAGCCGGAATCGACGACGTCGGCATCGGCGTTCTGTACGGGCTTTATGATAATAAATACGAGACCATCGCCATGCTGCAGCACGCCGAACATTTGGAGCAGACATTTGGCTGCGGACCGCATACTATTTCCGTACCTCGTCTGCGCGAAGCGGAGAACGTGAATCTGGACAGCTATCCCTATCTTGTGGGCGACCGCGATTTCGCGAAGATTGTCGCCGTGCTGAGGTTGGCCGTACCTTATACGGGGATGATTCTGTCCACACGCGAAGACCCGGAATTCCGCGACCAGATCATTAAGCTTGGAATATCGCAGATCAGCGCAGGCTCTGCCACTGGCGTCGGCGCGTACAGCGTCAATAAAGACAAAGACGACAAACCGCAGTTCACGGTCGGCGATCATCGCTCTCCTATGGAAATTATCAAGAATCTGTGCCAAGACGGCTATGTTCCCAGCTACTGCACCGCATGTTACCGCGAAGGACGAACGGGGGACCGCTTCATGCAGCTGGCCAAATCGGGGCAAATTCACAATGTATGCCAGCCAAACTCCTTGATGACCTTTCAGGAGTACCTGCTGGATTACGCCGACGAGGAAATGCGCGCCATTGGCGAGCAGACCATTCGCGAGAATCTGGAGCGTATCCCCAAGGAATCGGTCAAGAAAACAACGATGGAACAGCTCAAGCGCATTCATGCAGGCGAAAGAGATTTGCGGTTCTAA
- the hydE gene encoding [FeFe] hydrogenase H-cluster radical SAM maturase HydE, whose product MERLKGQESLSSEEIVDLLENLDQTSRRQLHNFAHQKRVARYGRGVYLRGLIEFSNICKQNCMYCGIRSGNKTVSRYRLSPEEIMDCCREGYELGYRTFVLQSGEDDWYTTDKLAGLIADIKRHYPDTAVTLSIGERDDETYTRLFEAGADRYLLRHETASGSLYKALHPTMTFENRRDRLRALKAIGYQVGAGFMVGLPGQTHEDLAKDLLYVKELNPDMIGIGPFLPHQATPLKDEPAGTLEDTLDMIALARLFVPSALIPATTAMGTVHPYGRELALQAGANVVMPNLSPLSARPKYTLYDNKICTGDESAQCRFCLEQRIEGAGFHVDMGRGDSLNRLSRSPEEQAVR is encoded by the coding sequence CTGGAACGTTTAAAGGGTCAGGAATCGCTCAGTTCCGAAGAAATTGTCGATCTGCTAGAAAATCTGGACCAGACTTCAAGGAGGCAACTGCATAATTTTGCACATCAGAAGCGTGTGGCCCGTTACGGCAGAGGAGTCTATCTCCGCGGGCTGATTGAATTCTCCAATATATGCAAACAAAACTGCATGTACTGCGGAATACGCTCTGGAAATAAGACAGTCAGCCGCTATCGGCTGAGCCCCGAAGAAATCATGGACTGCTGCCGGGAAGGATATGAGCTGGGCTATCGCACCTTCGTTCTGCAGAGCGGTGAAGACGACTGGTATACAACGGATAAGCTGGCGGGCCTGATTGCTGATATCAAGCGGCATTATCCGGATACCGCGGTGACACTGTCGATTGGCGAACGGGACGATGAGACCTATACCCGGTTGTTTGAAGCGGGAGCGGACCGTTATTTGCTGCGGCATGAGACGGCTTCCGGCAGCCTTTATAAGGCGCTGCACCCGACCATGACCTTTGAGAACCGGCGGGACCGCTTGCGTGCCTTGAAGGCTATTGGCTATCAGGTTGGGGCCGGATTTATGGTTGGATTGCCCGGACAGACGCATGAAGATTTGGCCAAAGATTTGCTGTACGTTAAGGAGCTTAATCCGGATATGATTGGCATCGGCCCTTTTTTGCCCCATCAAGCTACCCCTTTAAAGGACGAGCCGGCCGGTACTCTGGAGGACACACTAGATATGATTGCACTTGCGCGGCTGTTTGTCCCGAGCGCCTTGATCCCGGCTACTACAGCGATGGGAACCGTTCATCCGTATGGTCGGGAACTCGCATTACAAGCGGGAGCAAATGTAGTTATGCCTAATCTGTCTCCGCTGTCCGCTCGTCCAAAATATACATTATATGACAATAAAATTTGTACGGGAGATGAATCGGCGCAGTGCCGGTTCTGTCTGGAGCAGCGGATTGAGGGTGCCGGCTTCCATGTCGACATGGGCCGCGGAGATAGTTTGAACCGGCTGTCGCGTTCTCCGGAGGAGCAGGCTGTTCGGTAA
- the fdhD gene encoding formate dehydrogenase accessory sulfurtransferase FdhD encodes MKQGLERQENIIRYRQGQITREQDLIVTEHPVTLKINGEEFVTLVCTPEYIEDMAVGYLASEGIIRGIQDIKDLWIQEEKGYVHISTDRWNDLNRQLYAKRYVNSCCGGGRHGFVYVNDARTAKVMDGVHISLSFDDCFRLMEGVQAGSELFHRTGGVHSAAICDTGGVLLARSDIGRHNALDKIYGHCLRHEMNLNDKIIVFSGRISSEILLKVAKIGCEIILSKSAPTALALELAEQLGITTVGFIRHDSCNVYTRPERISDCAVLKNN; translated from the coding sequence ATGAAGCAGGGACTTGAACGGCAGGAAAACATTATTCGTTACCGGCAAGGACAAATCACCAGAGAACAGGATCTCATCGTGACGGAGCATCCTGTTACACTCAAGATTAACGGTGAGGAATTCGTGACTCTGGTATGCACCCCGGAATACATTGAGGACATGGCTGTCGGCTATTTGGCCTCTGAAGGCATCATTCGGGGAATCCAAGATATCAAAGATCTATGGATTCAGGAAGAGAAGGGGTACGTTCACATCTCGACGGACCGCTGGAATGATCTTAACCGCCAGCTGTACGCCAAGCGTTATGTCAACTCCTGCTGCGGAGGAGGCCGTCACGGTTTCGTTTATGTTAACGATGCAAGGACAGCCAAGGTCATGGACGGCGTTCATATCTCTTTATCCTTTGACGATTGTTTTCGCCTCATGGAGGGCGTGCAGGCAGGTTCGGAGCTGTTTCACCGCACAGGCGGCGTCCACTCCGCAGCCATTTGCGATACCGGCGGGGTGCTGCTTGCCCGCAGCGATATCGGCCGGCATAATGCGCTCGACAAAATTTACGGGCACTGCCTAAGACACGAGATGAACCTGAATGACAAAATCATCGTGTTCAGCGGCCGGATTTCATCGGAAATCTTATTAAAAGTTGCCAAAATCGGCTGTGAGATCATTTTGTCGAAATCCGCGCCCACAGCCCTGGCCCTTGAGCTGGCTGAACAGCTCGGCATTACGACAGTCGGTTTTATCCGTCACGATTCATGTAATGTCTATACACGTCCCGAGCGTATCAGCGACTGTGCGGTCTTAAAGAACAATTGA
- the smc gene encoding chromosome segregation protein SMC — protein MFLKRIELAGFKSFADKTEMEFVRGITAVVGPNGSGKSNISDGIRWVLGEQSAKSLRGGKMEDIIFAGSDARKAVNYGEVSLTLDNEDHALPLDFSEVTVTRRVHRSGDSEYMINKQSCRLKDITELFMDTGIGREAYSIIGQGRIEEILSTRSEDRRGIFEEASGIVKYKSRKKDAGRKLDETEQNLLRIHDLISELEDQIGPLKEQSEKAIRYKELKEQLKNLEISVYVHQIEGIHAAWKDGNAKLEILRDEQLQLSTVVTAHDAKLESGRAALRQLEERIEQLQEQLLRYSEAFEKSEGYGELLKERRRHLENNREQLVQTIGSVGERSEDRHRELMALESSLVQTRTRLAELRQQIADEEARLTGVTDGLSQSKEESLKSALLELMNKMAQARNEIRYADQQKESLERRMNRSAEESGKWISRHKELRQEQAKLKGQIETLGKELGKLRKDYISESEQSVSRQKLLDEAHSGLRKWEQKREAQVSRHETMKEMQDDFDGFMLGVKEVLKGARKGQLSGVHGAVAELISVPEKLETAVETALGASLQHIVMENETVSRQAISFLKQRQLGRATFLPLDVIRPRQINGTDRGMIEGAEGFVGIGSELISFEGKYASIVGSLLGNVVIAESLEQANKIAARCQYRYRVVTLEGDVVNAGGSMTGGSQHRKNASLLGRKRQLEQLQSEIGETERQIDKLKGSISRLRKEQEDSNDKLEKLRHGGDEKRLEEQRLAGDLRQLEQELRHVQEQVESAGAERSGFEGEAKQLEQTREQAAADLARLEEEEQAAHEAIRNAESQRKASESEREELQGKLTGMKVAEGKLDQEIFSQEEQLRRLKADAGSQDKEMRQNRNLLTTIEQDLKTNAAEAVKQQEDLNTYRLKKEEAAEKLDYARAERTSLTRKLELEEGETKEQRQALKAVDDRLRATEVSVGRLDVELDNILRKLSDDYELSYELAKQRYPVPEDVPAAQAEVQKLRRSISALGEVNLGAVEEYQRVNERYTFLSEQKDDLVEAKTTLYQVIREMEDEMSKRFKQTFDAIRREFGTVFTKLFGGGRADLLLLEPDNLLNTGIDIVAQPPGKKLQNLQLLSGGERALTAMALLFAILQVKPVPFCVLDEVEAALDEANVVRFAQYLREFSEQTQFIVVTHRKGTMEEADVLYGVTMEEGGVSKLVSVRLEDEEAEIA, from the coding sequence ATGTTTTTGAAACGGATTGAATTAGCGGGCTTTAAATCATTTGCCGACAAAACGGAGATGGAGTTTGTGCGCGGCATTACGGCTGTCGTAGGTCCGAACGGAAGCGGCAAGAGCAACATTTCCGACGGCATCCGCTGGGTGCTCGGTGAACAAAGCGCCAAATCGCTGCGCGGCGGCAAGATGGAAGATATTATTTTTGCCGGAAGCGATGCCCGCAAGGCGGTGAATTATGGCGAAGTGTCGCTGACGCTGGACAATGAGGATCACGCTCTGCCTCTGGACTTCAGTGAAGTGACGGTAACGCGGCGGGTTCACCGCAGCGGAGACAGCGAATATATGATCAATAAGCAGTCATGCAGACTAAAAGATATTACAGAGCTGTTCATGGATACCGGCATTGGCCGGGAAGCGTATTCCATTATCGGACAAGGCCGGATTGAGGAGATTCTCAGCACCCGTTCAGAGGATCGGCGCGGCATATTTGAAGAGGCGTCGGGCATAGTCAAATATAAATCGCGCAAAAAGGACGCGGGCCGCAAGCTGGATGAGACGGAGCAGAATCTGCTGCGCATCCACGATCTGATCAGCGAGCTGGAGGATCAGATCGGTCCGCTGAAGGAGCAATCCGAGAAGGCTATCCGCTACAAGGAACTGAAAGAACAGCTGAAAAATCTGGAGATTTCCGTCTATGTACACCAGATTGAGGGTATTCATGCGGCATGGAAGGACGGCAATGCCAAGCTTGAGATTTTGCGGGACGAGCAGCTTCAATTGTCGACGGTCGTCACAGCCCATGACGCCAAGCTGGAGAGCGGAAGAGCCGCACTTCGCCAATTGGAGGAGCGGATCGAACAGCTGCAGGAGCAGCTGCTGCGGTACAGTGAAGCATTCGAGAAAAGCGAAGGATACGGCGAACTGCTGAAGGAACGCCGGCGTCATCTGGAGAATAACCGGGAGCAGCTCGTGCAGACCATTGGCTCTGTTGGAGAGCGTTCGGAAGATCGCCATAGGGAGCTAATGGCGCTGGAAAGCAGCTTGGTGCAGACCCGGACTCGCCTTGCGGAGCTGCGGCAGCAAATCGCAGACGAAGAAGCCAGGCTGACAGGCGTTACGGACGGGCTCAGCCAGAGTAAAGAGGAAAGCTTAAAGAGCGCGCTGCTTGAGCTGATGAATAAAATGGCGCAGGCGCGCAACGAGATACGCTATGCCGACCAGCAGAAAGAAAGCCTGGAGCGGCGGATGAACCGCAGCGCGGAAGAGAGCGGGAAGTGGATCTCGCGGCATAAGGAGCTTCGGCAGGAGCAGGCGAAGCTGAAGGGACAAATCGAGACGCTGGGCAAGGAGCTAGGGAAGCTGCGCAAGGACTACATCTCCGAGAGCGAGCAATCGGTGTCCCGGCAGAAGCTGCTGGACGAAGCCCATTCGGGACTTCGCAAATGGGAGCAGAAAAGAGAAGCCCAGGTATCCCGCCATGAGACGATGAAGGAAATGCAGGACGACTTCGACGGCTTCATGCTTGGCGTCAAAGAAGTGCTCAAAGGCGCGCGCAAAGGGCAGCTTAGCGGCGTTCATGGCGCTGTGGCCGAGCTGATCTCCGTGCCGGAGAAGCTGGAGACGGCTGTTGAGACGGCGCTCGGCGCATCTTTGCAGCATATCGTCATGGAAAATGAAACCGTATCGCGCCAAGCGATTTCTTTTCTGAAGCAGCGGCAGCTTGGCCGCGCGACCTTCCTCCCGCTTGATGTCATTCGGCCGCGGCAGATTAACGGCACTGATCGGGGAATGATTGAGGGAGCGGAGGGATTCGTTGGAATCGGCTCCGAACTGATCAGCTTTGAAGGCAAGTATGCCAGCATTGTCGGCAGTCTTCTGGGGAATGTCGTCATTGCGGAAAGTCTGGAGCAGGCTAACAAGATTGCGGCCAGATGCCAGTACCGCTACCGCGTCGTTACACTGGAAGGCGATGTCGTCAATGCCGGCGGATCGATGACCGGCGGCAGCCAGCACAGGAAGAATGCCAGTCTGCTGGGACGCAAGCGCCAATTGGAACAGCTCCAAAGCGAAATCGGCGAAACCGAGCGCCAAATCGACAAGCTAAAGGGCAGCATCTCCCGGCTGCGCAAGGAGCAGGAAGATTCGAACGATAAGCTGGAGAAGCTTCGGCATGGCGGCGACGAGAAGCGGCTGGAGGAGCAGCGTCTCGCCGGTGACTTGAGGCAGCTGGAGCAGGAGCTTCGGCATGTGCAGGAGCAGGTGGAAAGCGCTGGAGCGGAGCGCAGCGGGTTCGAAGGCGAAGCGAAGCAGCTGGAACAGACAAGGGAGCAGGCGGCAGCCGACCTCGCTCGTCTGGAAGAGGAGGAGCAAGCCGCCCATGAAGCGATCCGTAACGCGGAATCGCAGCGCAAGGCGAGCGAGTCCGAGAGGGAAGAGCTTCAGGGCAAGCTGACCGGCATGAAGGTTGCGGAAGGGAAGCTGGATCAGGAGATATTTTCTCAGGAGGAACAGCTCCGAAGACTGAAGGCCGACGCCGGCTCGCAGGACAAGGAAATGCGTCAGAACCGCAATCTGCTCACGACGATTGAACAGGATTTGAAGACCAATGCAGCGGAAGCCGTAAAGCAGCAGGAAGATCTGAACACATATCGTCTTAAGAAAGAGGAAGCGGCGGAAAAGCTGGATTACGCCCGCGCGGAACGAACGTCCCTAACCCGAAAGCTGGAGCTGGAGGAAGGCGAGACGAAGGAACAGCGGCAGGCGCTAAAAGCGGTGGACGACCGCCTGCGTGCGACCGAGGTTTCCGTCGGCAGACTGGACGTGGAGCTCGACAACATCCTGCGCAAGCTGAGCGACGATTATGAGCTGAGCTATGAGCTGGCCAAGCAGCGTTATCCCGTCCCGGAGGACGTACCTGCGGCGCAGGCTGAAGTACAGAAGCTCAGACGAAGCATTTCTGCGCTCGGCGAGGTGAATCTTGGAGCCGTTGAGGAATACCAGCGCGTGAATGAGCGCTATACATTCCTCAGCGAGCAGAAGGATGATCTCGTTGAAGCGAAGACTACGCTGTATCAAGTCATCCGTGAAATGGAAGATGAGATGTCCAAGCGGTTCAAGCAGACATTCGATGCTATTCGGAGAGAATTTGGCACGGTCTTCACCAAGCTGTTCGGCGGAGGCCGGGCCGATCTGCTGCTGCTGGAGCCGGACAATCTGCTGAATACCGGCATCGATATCGTCGCCCAGCCTCCGGGCAAGAAGCTGCAAAACCTGCAGCTGCTGTCCGGGGGAGAACGCGCGCTGACCGCGATGGCACTATTGTTCGCCATCCTGCAGGTGAAGCCGGTTCCGTTCTGCGTACTGGATGAGGTAGAGGCGGCGCTGGACGAGGCGAATGTCGTAAGGTTTGCCCAGTACCTCCGCGAATTCTCGGAGCAGACTCAGTTCATCGTGGTGACACACCGCAAAGGGACGATGGAAGAAGCGGATGTGCTCTATGGAGTAACGATGGAAGAGGGTGGGGTCTCCAAGCTGGTGTCCGTGCGTCTGGAAGATGAAGAAGCGGAGATCGCTTAA